The Flavobacteriales bacterium genome contains a region encoding:
- the crtI gene encoding phytoene desaturase, translating to MSKPKHIGIIGGGIAGLAVAIRLAVKGHDVELFEANSYLGGKIAEQQLGDYRFDMGPSVLTMPRYIDELFELAGENPRDHFNYERLDPVFQYFFEDGTVLHTYADTEELIREFTSKTTVRAEDLRTFFRRSKEKLELTDEVFLQRSLHQWKNYLDWPTLRGILNFQKVEAFTTMAKANAKLLKDEKVAAIFNQYASYNGSDPFTAPATLNLISHYEITLGAYYPKGGMRSIINALIGLAERVGVKVHVNTKVERLTVDNGRCSGLLANGEEKRFDSVVANSDIFKTYHNLMPEQKRPERILNQPKSSSVIVFYWGMRKKFPQLKLHNMFMGADQRAEYAQIFGEKTVAAEPTVYLYISCKQNLSDAPENGENWFAMVTVPHNSGQDWDKLVSQTRSRVLERLSRQLNEDLEPLIEEEAVLDPRIIEERTGSAFGSVYGNSSNGKFAAFLRHPNFSSKIDNLYFCGGSVHPGSSIPLCLLSAKITAGMI from the coding sequence ATGTCTAAGCCCAAGCACATAGGCATCATCGGTGGCGGTATTGCCGGTCTGGCCGTGGCCATCCGCTTGGCGGTGAAAGGGCATGACGTTGAACTGTTTGAGGCCAACTCCTATCTGGGCGGCAAGATCGCGGAGCAACAATTGGGCGATTATCGCTTCGATATGGGGCCTTCGGTGCTCACCATGCCACGGTATATCGATGAGTTGTTTGAACTGGCTGGCGAGAACCCACGAGACCATTTCAATTACGAACGCCTCGACCCGGTTTTCCAGTACTTTTTTGAGGATGGAACCGTGTTGCACACGTATGCGGATACCGAAGAGCTTATTAGAGAATTCACTTCCAAAACGACTGTTAGGGCAGAAGATCTGCGTACGTTTTTCCGAAGGTCGAAGGAAAAACTGGAGTTGACCGATGAGGTTTTTCTGCAACGTTCATTGCATCAATGGAAGAACTATTTGGATTGGCCAACGCTGCGAGGAATCCTGAACTTCCAGAAAGTGGAAGCATTTACCACCATGGCCAAGGCCAACGCCAAGTTGCTGAAGGATGAGAAGGTGGCCGCCATTTTCAATCAGTATGCGAGCTACAATGGCAGCGATCCGTTCACAGCACCGGCCACGCTCAATCTCATTTCGCACTATGAGATAACGTTGGGGGCGTATTATCCGAAAGGTGGGATGCGCTCCATCATTAATGCATTGATCGGCTTGGCCGAAAGGGTGGGAGTGAAGGTGCATGTGAATACCAAAGTTGAACGTTTGACGGTTGATAATGGACGATGCTCCGGCCTGTTGGCGAATGGAGAGGAAAAGCGATTTGACAGCGTAGTGGCCAATTCAGACATCTTCAAAACGTACCACAACCTGATGCCCGAGCAGAAACGTCCCGAACGCATTCTGAACCAGCCGAAGTCGAGCTCGGTCATTGTGTTCTATTGGGGCATGAGGAAAAAGTTCCCACAATTGAAACTGCACAACATGTTCATGGGGGCGGATCAGCGGGCCGAGTATGCCCAGATATTCGGAGAAAAGACCGTGGCTGCCGAGCCAACCGTGTATCTCTACATCAGTTGCAAACAGAATTTGAGCGATGCGCCAGAAAATGGTGAAAACTGGTTTGCGATGGTGACCGTACCGCACAATTCTGGTCAGGATTGGGATAAACTGGTGAGCCAAACGCGTTCCCGCGTGTTGGAACGTCTCAGCAGGCAGCTGAATGAAGATCTTGAACCGTTGATAGAAGAAGAAGCTGTTCTCGACCCTCGAATTATTGAAGAGCGAACGGGAAGTGCTTTCGGTTCGGTTTATGGCAATAGCAGTAATGGCAAATTTGCCGCCTTCTTGCGGCATCCGAACTTCTCAAGCAAGATCGATAACCTTTATTTCTGTGGCGGAAGCGTGCATCCCGGCAGCAGCATTCCGCTTTGTCTGCTTTCGGCCAAGATCACGGCTGGGATGATTTGA
- a CDS encoding YHYH protein: protein MKPLHLLTLVYLATIIGCKKADDLLENEPPSELEQPDLTHLPFGGVSPTNILIRNQGSPHPDFLSLWLCGLPSNGAGNDDASDWTNPDGTWDYDRKPQVQGNMTWASEFNVTLDGNGNRIITGNALPDHLTGVFPITPGSAAYQYDGNPNIISEHEINYVLPAIPEVAAEPSCVPFGPSGISLSGSAIYHGSSTLGNDAAAHEMLDRFGGHTDGTERYHYHFPAPDLQDHIHPHSSGHSPLMGYMLDGFGIYGPYGENGELLHSADLDECHGHTHPVLWDGDTLDLYHYHWTYDFPYNLGCFKGTPQ, encoded by the coding sequence ATGAAACCTTTACACCTGTTGACCTTGGTTTACTTAGCCACTATAATAGGCTGTAAAAAAGCCGATGACCTTTTGGAGAACGAACCACCTTCGGAGTTGGAACAACCCGACCTGACCCATCTTCCTTTCGGTGGCGTCTCTCCGACCAATATTCTTATTCGGAACCAAGGCAGTCCGCACCCCGATTTTCTTTCATTGTGGCTTTGTGGGCTGCCGTCAAACGGTGCTGGCAATGACGATGCCTCCGATTGGACAAACCCAGACGGCACTTGGGACTACGACCGGAAGCCGCAGGTTCAAGGCAACATGACGTGGGCCAGCGAGTTCAACGTAACGCTTGATGGAAACGGGAACCGCATCATTACCGGAAATGCCCTGCCCGATCATCTAACCGGTGTTTTTCCGATTACTCCAGGAAGCGCAGCTTACCAGTACGATGGCAATCCGAACATCATTTCGGAACACGAAATCAATTATGTGCTTCCTGCCATACCCGAAGTGGCTGCGGAACCGAGTTGCGTCCCGTTCGGACCCTCAGGAATTTCGCTCAGCGGAAGCGCTATCTACCATGGCTCTTCAACCCTCGGAAATGATGCTGCTGCGCACGAAATGTTGGACCGATTCGGTGGACATACCGATGGAACAGAAAGGTATCATTATCACTTTCCCGCTCCAGACCTTCAGGATCATATCCACCCGCATTCTTCAGGGCACTCGCCTTTGATGGGCTACATGTTGGATGGTTTCGGCATCTACGGGCCATACGGAGAGAATGGCGAACTGCTCCACTCAGCCGATCTGGATGAATGCCACGGCCATACACATCCTGTCCTTTGGGATGGTGACACACTTGATCTGTATCACTACCATTGGACCTACGATTTCCCTTACAACCTTGGCTGTTTTAAAGGAACACCACAGTAA